A region of Martelella sp. NC20 DNA encodes the following proteins:
- a CDS encoding type II toxin-antitoxin system RelE/ParE family toxin, with translation MKVVWLPQARTDRTDAIAYIARDNPRAALDQLGEIEQQTDGLADHPEMGRIGRMRGTRELVVNRTPFIIIYRVRSRLDRVEILRLLHGAQHWPPV, from the coding sequence GTGAAGGTCGTCTGGCTTCCCCAGGCTCGCACCGATCGAACGGATGCCATTGCCTATATCGCTCGGGACAACCCCCGCGCTGCCCTTGACCAGCTTGGGGAGATTGAGCAGCAGACGGATGGGCTGGCCGACCACCCAGAAATGGGGCGGATCGGTCGCATGCGCGGCACCCGTGAGCTCGTCGTTAACCGGACCCCGTTTATCATCATTTACCGGGTTCGATCGCGCTTGGATCGAGTCGAGATTTTGCGTCTGCTGCATGGCGCGCAACATTGGCCGCCTGTCTGA
- a CDS encoding bestrophin-like domain, translating to MSYFLNLALVPSILLFLVFGLALFAMTYWVLCLFARFARTDALVIPLGAFIGTIATSWALSLGFVAADIWTLHAKADQELTSERSAINRLIGNAEAEVLNRPDLEAAMEFYREKVISDEWGANGNLHPAASVEQALQKIRIIIMDIAEGDAPAPIINQTVAIFNDLQETRDVRLAIASTTVNQYKWYMLLTLTILTSLTIAVTHADRTRAGSIAIFLYVLAATTSLWLLTVHASPYGGIETIEPSGLYLNLT from the coding sequence ATGTCGTACTTCCTGAACCTGGCACTGGTTCCCTCAATCCTGCTGTTTCTGGTCTTCGGTCTCGCCTTGTTCGCCATGACCTATTGGGTTCTGTGCCTGTTTGCCCGATTTGCGCGCACGGATGCTCTCGTCATTCCGCTGGGCGCCTTCATTGGAACGATTGCGACATCCTGGGCTCTGTCTCTCGGCTTCGTTGCCGCCGACATCTGGACGCTGCACGCAAAGGCTGACCAGGAGCTCACCTCGGAACGATCCGCGATCAATCGACTGATCGGAAACGCCGAAGCCGAGGTCCTGAACAGGCCTGACCTTGAAGCAGCGATGGAGTTCTATCGTGAAAAGGTGATCTCGGACGAATGGGGTGCCAACGGAAACCTTCATCCCGCGGCTTCGGTCGAGCAGGCGCTTCAGAAAATACGCATCATCATCATGGATATCGCCGAGGGCGATGCGCCCGCTCCGATCATCAATCAGACCGTTGCCATTTTCAACGACCTGCAGGAAACACGCGATGTGCGCCTCGCCATCGCCAGCACGACCGTCAATCAGTATAAATGGTATATGCTGCTGACGCTGACGATCTTGACATCGCTTACGATCGCCGTGACGCACGCAGACAGAACACGCGCGGGGAGTATAGCGATATTCCTTTATGTGCTTGCAGCAACAACAAGCCTCTGGCTGCTGACGGTACACGCAAGTCCCTACGGCGGTATCGAAACGATAGAACCAAGCGGGCTGTATCTGAATCTGACCTGA
- a CDS encoding response regulator transcription factor, whose amino-acid sequence MSYPIYLVDDDEAVRDGLSLLLRTIGLDVHAFASPARFLAQLPGLSPGCLILDIRMPVVSGLKLQEQLGERGLKWPTVIISGHGDVEACRRAFHNGAIDFLSKPIDEQDLIDAIQKGHAALEVQTREASETSETRQMLASMTGREIEVLEMIARGLTTRQIADALQLSPRTVDSHRAAIGQKAGTSSPAELTRLWLEAQHTP is encoded by the coding sequence ATGAGCTACCCGATCTATCTTGTCGATGACGATGAAGCGGTGCGTGACGGCTTGTCCCTGCTGCTGCGCACGATCGGCCTCGACGTTCACGCCTTCGCGTCTCCGGCGCGCTTTCTTGCGCAGTTGCCCGGCCTTTCGCCAGGATGTCTCATTCTCGATATCCGGATGCCCGTCGTCTCCGGCCTGAAGCTTCAGGAACAGCTTGGCGAGCGCGGCCTCAAATGGCCCACGGTGATCATCAGCGGCCATGGCGATGTCGAGGCCTGTCGAAGGGCGTTTCACAACGGCGCCATCGATTTTCTGTCCAAGCCGATTGACGAACAGGACCTGATCGACGCGATCCAGAAAGGACATGCCGCGCTTGAGGTGCAGACCCGTGAAGCATCGGAGACCAGCGAGACAAGGCAGATGCTCGCCAGCATGACAGGCCGCGAAATTGAAGTGCTGGAGATGATCGCGCGCGGGCTGACAACGCGGCAAATTGCCGACGCGCTGCAGCTTTCGCCGCGAACCGTCGATAGCCACCGCGCCGCGATCGGGCAGAAGGCCGGCACCAGTTCACCGGCAGAACTGACGCGGTTATGGCTGGAAGCGCAGCACACTCCGTAG
- a CDS encoding oleate hydratase, translated as MKAQKVDVAPDASSQRLHNGRDTLLPPADLHGTYVNHRPLPTEGVAERHAYIVGSGIAGLSAAFFLIRDGHMPAENITLIEGMKVEGGALDGAGNAEDGFIVRGGREMELTYQNFWDVFSEIPALELPDPFTVLDEYRIVNDTDKNWSKARLLEKEGQIRDFSTMGLSRSEQQELVKLLLARKEDLDNVSVEEWFTPGFLASNFYTFWRTMFAFESWHSVLEMKLYMHRFLHLMDGLNDMTSLVFPKYNQYESFVRPLLGWLKEKGVNTRFNTTVLDLDFDGKGEEITVRALKFRSSEGEGRIEIGAQDLVFVTTGSIVEDTAYGDGETVPELKINADEPAAGPGWKLWKNLAKKSPVFGNPEKFCGDPSASTWESATLTCKPSPLIDKIKELSINDPYSGNTVTGGIITFTDSNWLMSFTVNRQPHFTNQPDDVIVIWVYALLMDQAGNYIKKTMPECTGNEILAEMCFHLGLIDRLGEVIAATKVRTALMPYITAQFMPRAAGDRPWVVPQGCTNLACLGQFVETHNDVVFTLESSVRTARIGVYQLLGVKKQVPDIYPGQYDVRRLLRATRTLNNDEPFVGEGVLRHFLGGTYFEHILPLGPDETNGDLHQPGLFDRQLTALRKMIDNGLALDASRTWIRGAIDHMRRKK; from the coding sequence TTGAAGGCGCAAAAAGTAGATGTGGCACCGGACGCCTCATCGCAACGCCTCCACAATGGGCGAGATACACTTTTGCCGCCGGCGGATCTCCATGGCACTTATGTTAACCATCGCCCACTGCCCACGGAAGGTGTTGCGGAACGCCATGCTTATATTGTCGGAAGCGGGATCGCGGGTCTTTCGGCGGCGTTTTTTCTGATCCGCGATGGCCATATGCCGGCTGAAAACATTACCCTTATTGAGGGAATGAAGGTCGAAGGCGGTGCACTTGATGGCGCAGGAAATGCCGAGGACGGTTTTATCGTACGTGGCGGCCGTGAAATGGAACTAACCTATCAGAACTTCTGGGACGTGTTCTCGGAAATTCCGGCTTTGGAGTTGCCTGATCCCTTCACGGTTCTAGATGAGTACCGGATTGTGAATGACACTGACAAAAATTGGTCGAAAGCCCGACTTCTGGAAAAAGAGGGCCAGATCAGGGATTTTTCCACGATGGGACTGTCCCGGTCTGAGCAGCAGGAGCTTGTAAAGCTTTTGCTGGCCCGCAAGGAAGACCTAGATAATGTCAGCGTTGAAGAGTGGTTTACGCCAGGCTTTTTGGCCAGCAATTTCTATACATTCTGGCGCACCATGTTCGCCTTCGAGAGCTGGCATTCGGTACTGGAAATGAAGCTCTACATGCATCGCTTCTTGCACCTGATGGATGGGCTGAACGACATGACCTCGCTAGTATTTCCGAAGTACAACCAATACGAGAGTTTCGTACGTCCGTTATTGGGTTGGCTGAAGGAAAAGGGCGTCAATACCCGGTTTAACACAACGGTCTTGGACCTGGACTTTGACGGAAAAGGTGAAGAAATCACCGTCCGTGCGCTTAAATTCCGAAGTAGTGAAGGAGAGGGCAGGATTGAAATCGGCGCCCAGGATCTGGTCTTTGTAACCACCGGTTCGATCGTCGAAGACACCGCCTACGGCGATGGCGAAACGGTGCCAGAACTGAAGATCAACGCCGACGAACCCGCTGCAGGCCCAGGGTGGAAACTCTGGAAGAACCTTGCCAAAAAATCCCCGGTTTTTGGCAACCCAGAAAAGTTCTGCGGCGACCCGTCAGCCTCCACATGGGAATCTGCGACACTCACCTGCAAGCCGTCCCCCCTAATTGATAAGATCAAGGAACTATCGATTAACGATCCATACTCTGGCAACACTGTAACCGGCGGAATTATCACGTTCACCGACTCCAATTGGTTAATGAGCTTTACCGTCAACCGTCAGCCGCACTTCACGAACCAGCCTGACGACGTCATCGTCATTTGGGTTTATGCGCTATTGATGGATCAGGCGGGTAACTACATCAAGAAGACAATGCCGGAATGCACTGGCAACGAGATTTTGGCTGAAATGTGCTTCCATCTTGGGTTAATCGATAGACTTGGCGAAGTGATTGCTGCCACCAAAGTCCGGACAGCTCTTATGCCCTATATTACTGCTCAGTTCATGCCGCGGGCTGCAGGTGACCGCCCATGGGTTGTTCCTCAGGGCTGCACCAATCTCGCGTGCTTGGGGCAGTTCGTGGAAACTCATAACGATGTTGTCTTCACTCTAGAAAGCTCAGTGCGCACCGCCAGAATAGGTGTTTACCAACTTTTAGGGGTGAAGAAACAGGTTCCCGATATCTATCCCGGCCAGTACGATGTGCGCAGATTGCTTCGCGCAACACGTACGCTCAACAATGACGAGCCGTTCGTCGGCGAAGGCGTTCTCCGGCATTTTCTCGGCGGCACCTACTTCGAACACATTTTGCCACTGGGTCCTGACGAGACAAACGGCGATCTGCACCAACCAGGCCTGTTTGATCGACAGCTTACTGCCTTACGCAAGATGATAGACAACGGACTTGCATTGGACGCGAGCCGGACGTGGATTCGAGGTGCGATAGATCATATGCGCCGAAAAAAATGA
- a CDS encoding sensor histidine kinase, with the protein MNNRQSIYQILGSPLLLFLGWAVVTVVMLAAAVGFEHRRLMSEFYDEATVMHRLVSQRADQHDAHLTALSAIADSEIDGRDRVFLNVARTIQQFYPRIKDVDLVSLTPGGTVLSTRDSLPAEQQQMIRTAAESSRGELVITKAPDDAGRYLLIKRSPNNENARYGLALEVDGLSLLGMDTEFWSQPAVTRSLALPDRSLLTGEPPAQSPQFMRRLSSRSQPLELSAGIRPALSELLPWGLAIALIILSSLVYLALALWLRQRVFTRRAERLAEISAREARLAHASRVNALGEMASGMAHELTQPLTAILSQAQAGRHLAARGDMEAVGSALQSIADQSKRASAIIMRLRNWSRMAPEENTEVHVAGVLRNVELLLSAEARKNGVTLVVDAAEQDLVVRGDQVALEQIVFNLVRNAIEAVEGVVEKQVSVSARAQGSLAEIDVSDTGPGVPDAIRDRLFEPFATGKPNGTGLGLTLCQRLSEGMGGDIRLLPEAGRTTFQVRIPLEGGNGGEVAG; encoded by the coding sequence ATGAACAACAGGCAAAGCATCTACCAGATCCTTGGCAGCCCTCTCTTGCTGTTTCTGGGCTGGGCCGTTGTGACGGTTGTCATGCTTGCCGCCGCGGTTGGTTTCGAGCACAGACGGCTGATGTCGGAGTTTTACGATGAGGCCACGGTCATGCATCGGCTCGTATCACAACGGGCCGATCAGCATGACGCACATCTCACCGCCCTTTCGGCAATTGCCGATAGCGAAATTGATGGCCGCGACCGCGTCTTCCTGAATGTGGCGCGCACGATCCAGCAATTCTATCCTCGGATAAAAGACGTTGATCTCGTATCCCTGACACCGGGCGGAACGGTCCTTTCGACCCGCGACAGTCTCCCGGCGGAACAGCAGCAGATGATACGAACCGCCGCAGAAAGCTCGCGCGGTGAACTGGTCATTACAAAGGCCCCAGACGATGCCGGCCGCTATCTGCTGATCAAGCGCAGCCCCAACAACGAGAATGCCCGCTACGGGCTGGCTCTTGAAGTGGATGGGCTGTCGCTGCTTGGCATGGATACCGAATTCTGGTCACAGCCCGCCGTGACGCGCTCGCTTGCTCTTCCTGATCGGTCGCTTCTGACAGGAGAGCCCCCGGCGCAGAGCCCGCAATTTATGAGGCGCCTCAGCAGCCGGTCACAGCCACTTGAACTCAGCGCGGGCATTCGTCCGGCGCTCTCCGAGCTTCTTCCGTGGGGGCTGGCGATCGCGCTGATTATCTTGTCTTCACTTGTCTATCTGGCCTTGGCGCTCTGGCTGCGTCAACGCGTGTTCACCCGGCGAGCCGAGCGCCTGGCCGAGATCAGCGCGCGCGAAGCACGGCTGGCACATGCCTCCCGCGTCAACGCTCTTGGCGAGATGGCGAGCGGGATGGCGCATGAGCTGACGCAGCCTTTGACCGCGATACTCAGCCAGGCGCAAGCGGGCCGGCATCTGGCGGCGCGCGGTGATATGGAGGCAGTCGGAAGCGCGCTGCAGAGCATTGCCGATCAATCCAAGCGGGCTTCGGCGATTATCATGCGCCTTCGCAACTGGAGCCGTATGGCCCCGGAAGAAAACACAGAGGTTCATGTCGCTGGCGTTTTGCGAAACGTTGAGCTTCTTCTATCGGCGGAAGCGCGGAAAAACGGCGTCACCTTGGTGGTAGATGCCGCAGAGCAAGACCTGGTTGTGCGCGGTGATCAGGTCGCACTGGAGCAGATCGTGTTCAACCTTGTTCGCAATGCCATCGAGGCCGTCGAAGGCGTTGTTGAGAAGCAGGTCAGTGTTTCGGCGCGCGCCCAAGGTTCGTTGGCCGAGATAGACGTCAGCGACACCGGGCCCGGTGTTCCCGACGCCATCCGTGACCGCCTGTTTGAACCCTTTGCGACGGGAAAACCGAATGGGACCGGCCTCGGATTGACGCTCTGCCAACGGCTTTCCGAGGGGATGGGCGGAGATATCAGACTTCTGCCCGAGGCGGGACGAACCACATTTCAGGTTCGCATTCCGCTTGAGGGCGGCAATGGAGGAGAAGTCGCAGGATGA
- a CDS encoding GlcG/HbpS family heme-binding protein: MIRKIALVAALLAPVSAFAQDLPTNPYLPLDLATNAAQAAVQACSAEGHNVSVSIVARSGVEKVLLRADNAGPHTVGSSFGKAFTSASMGRETAGLANFIGANPQNDGMRDMDGRMVIQAGGLPISFNGALVGGIGVGGAPTGDIDAMCARAGLDAIGAE; this comes from the coding sequence ATGATCCGCAAAATTGCTCTCGTCGCCGCCCTGCTCGCACCCGTTTCCGCGTTCGCACAGGACCTGCCCACCAACCCCTACCTGCCGCTGGATCTGGCAACCAATGCCGCCCAGGCAGCGGTTCAGGCATGCTCGGCTGAAGGCCACAATGTCAGTGTCTCGATTGTTGCCCGCAGCGGCGTCGAAAAGGTCTTGCTGCGCGCCGACAATGCTGGCCCCCATACGGTTGGCAGCAGCTTCGGCAAGGCGTTCACCTCCGCAAGCATGGGGCGGGAAACGGCCGGGCTGGCCAATTTCATCGGCGCCAACCCGCAAAATGACGGCATGCGCGACATGGACGGACGGATGGTGATCCAGGCCGGCGGTCTGCCCATCAGCTTCAATGGCGCTCTGGTCGGCGGAATTGGTGTCGGTGGCGCGCCGACAGGCGATATCGATGCCATGTGCGCCCGCGCGGGTCTCGATGCGATTGGCGCCGAATAA
- a CDS encoding nucleoside deaminase has translation MNAGQFMQEAIAIAHQNIAEGGRPFGAVVVKNGEIIAKAVNLMHIDNDPTAHAELLALRVAGQKLGTTRLDNCIVYASGQPCPMCLAAMRLSGISEIFYAFSNAEGEPYGLSTEAVANELRAPTESQAWALVRHTPPEEAGMTDLYETWWAQQKEQY, from the coding sequence ATGAATGCCGGACAGTTTATGCAAGAGGCCATCGCGATCGCGCATCAAAACATCGCAGAAGGCGGGCGCCCGTTTGGCGCGGTCGTCGTGAAGAACGGGGAGATCATCGCGAAAGCAGTGAACCTCATGCACATCGACAATGACCCTACCGCACATGCCGAGCTTCTGGCATTGCGGGTTGCCGGTCAGAAACTGGGTACAACACGGCTGGATAATTGTATCGTTTATGCAAGTGGTCAGCCCTGTCCCATGTGTCTGGCCGCCATGCGGCTATCCGGCATTTCAGAGATTTTCTATGCCTTTTCAAATGCTGAAGGTGAGCCTTATGGGCTTTCTACAGAGGCGGTTGCCAACGAATTGCGTGCTCCGACCGAGTCCCAGGCATGGGCCCTGGTCAGGCACACACCGCCCGAAGAGGCTGGAATGACTGACCTTTACGAGACATGGTGGGCTCAACAGAAAGAACAGTACTGA
- a CDS encoding thermonuclease family protein: MKRMRSKFLLGIAGAIAIIAAVPEASSFVQSIGVPKSVLREIGRKAEKYGRQTTIETNAGEINVYDGDTIKIGGQRMRLLDIDTPEISKPRCSYEEKVGYLARDRLRELIGHAGSVEIIDSGTTDKYGRSLIHVQVDGRDAGKILVFEDLALRYRGGSAAWNDRKRHWCG; the protein is encoded by the coding sequence ATGAAACGCATGCGATCCAAGTTTTTGCTCGGTATTGCCGGGGCCATCGCCATTATCGCCGCCGTTCCGGAGGCCAGCAGTTTCGTTCAATCGATCGGCGTACCGAAATCGGTCCTTCGGGAGATCGGCCGAAAGGCTGAAAAATACGGCCGGCAAACGACGATCGAGACCAACGCCGGGGAAATCAACGTTTACGACGGGGACACCATCAAAATTGGTGGTCAGAGGATGCGTTTGCTCGACATCGATACGCCCGAAATCTCGAAGCCGCGGTGCAGCTACGAGGAAAAAGTCGGATATCTGGCCAGAGACAGGTTGCGGGAGCTGATCGGTCATGCCGGGAGCGTTGAAATCATCGACAGCGGAACGACTGACAAATATGGTCGAAGTCTCATTCATGTTCAGGTGGATGGGCGCGATGCTGGGAAAATCCTTGTGTTCGAGGATCTTGCGTTGCGATATCGCGGCGGATCGGCCGCCTGGAACGACAGAAAACGGCATTGGTGCGGGTGA